Part of the Pseudoliparis swirei isolate HS2019 ecotype Mariana Trench chromosome 3, NWPU_hadal_v1, whole genome shotgun sequence genome, aaaattgtatgagataggattttagagttttcttaagctgtaagccataatcagcaatattaaaagaataaaaggcttgcaatatttcagttgatttgtaatgaatccagaatgcatgacatttttgtttttttaattgcattacagaaaataaagaactttatcacaatattctaattttctgagacagtcctgtatatttatatatacatataaatatatacaggactgtctcagaaaattagaatattgtgataaagttctttattttctgtaatgcaattaaaaaaacaaaaatgtcatgcattctggattcattacaaatcaactgaaatattgcaagccttttattcttttaatatttaatattttttaattgcattacagaaaataaagaactttatcacaatattctaattttctgagacagtcctgtatatatacgtatatatatatttatattagtgctgtgaaaaataacgcgttaacgcgttatgattaaattacaggattaattagtgaattcttttaacgcatttaacgcatgcgcagaatgagcttcaatccgtctgttgttggtcgtctttaatatgtgattaatcatgattaatccacagaaacctgtgattaacctgattaaaatttgtaatagtttcacagccctagtttatatatatatatacatataaatatatacgtatataaatatatttatatatatatacatataaatatatatacgtatatatatatatatatatacatataaatatatatattttcgctGATCTTGGACCGCTGTAGCTCACCATCGTCCGCCTCAGTGAGGACTCGGAGGCTAGAGACAGAGGAGTCTTTGGAATGTGACTCGGTGGGAGATACCAAGTTCAATAAAGTTGGTCGCCCTATTGATCGTGTATGAAAGCTGGAATGTTGATCAGAGGGAATTCTCAACGCTGaagatattttatttcattcaaaCTTTGACGGTATATCCAGAAAACACCCAGTTTAAACGTGCATCCCCCCTGCCCCCAGAGAATAATGGTTCGGCCCGCTCTGTCCCGCGAACAAGacacattaaaacaacattaaaacatgtaaataacattaaaacaaCCTCCGTTCCCTTTTTGTCAGTTACTGAACTTTCATGGCCCAGAGTTGGTCCGGACCGACTGGACGCGCTGCCCCTTTAAGAACATCTTCGTCCTCATGAAGTAACTTAAAGTCCTGGCGACGTGAACCACGCAATAAACAGAAGTTAAGACGTAAACAGCTTTAGTGTACATGTTTATTAACATCTAATTATTCACTCGTGCaaataaagaacaacaacaacaagacatcGGAGGTTCACTCAGACTTTATTGCAAAGGACTTCCAGCTCAACGCGTCACAAGACTCAGTTTGGGTTTGTCGAGCATCTGGAgctcagcagcagctccaccgtCACGTCTTTAATCTTTGACTCGTATATTTGTTTCCTTCACAGACTAAATGTCCCTGAAGGCAACGCGACCCAACAGGAATGTAacgacaacaaacaaaacatcagAGGCTGAAACTTTTTAATAAATTAGTTTTCCAATGGGAGCCGACCGGATGTAGCGGCTGCCGGTTGGTCggcgggaacaggaagtggtgtgacagcgggggtcaaaggtcgcctATGTGACCATGTACTCCTGCCGCTTGTTGAGCCGGACCTGGCAGAGCGACACGGCGCCCACCGCCACGTAGATGCCGGCGGCGATGAAGCAGTTGATGCCGACCTGGTTGTAGAGCCCGTAGATGTTCTGGGGAGGGTTTTTACTGCGGgacaaggtcacagggtcagggtTACCACGGGaacaaggtcacagggtcagggtTACCACGGGaacaaggtcacagggtcagggtTACCATGGGAACAAGGTCACAGGGTTACCACGGGaacaaggtcacagggtcagggtTACCACGGGaacaaggtcacagggtcagggtTACCATGGGAACAAGGTCACAGGGTTACCACGGGaacaaggtcacagggtcagggtTACCACGGGaacaaggtcacagggtcagggtGACCACGGGAACAAGGTCACAGGGTTACCACGGGAACAAGGTCACCACGGGAACAAGGTCACAGGGTTACCACGGGaacaaggtcacagggtcagggtGACCACGGGAACAAGGTCAGGGTTACCACGGGaacaaggtcacagggtcagggtTACCACGGGaacaaggtcacagggtcagggtTACCACGGGaacaaggtcacagggtcatGGTTACCACAGGAACTAAACATCTCATCTCCTCCAGTTCAGtcagtgtctcctctccttgtcacATGACGGCTGGTGTCACATGACTCAATGATGACGTCATAGTTTCACCGAGAAGCTCAGAatccaatgtttttttaaacaatccgATTAACGTGAACGTGTTattaattaaatgagacaaacaATAACATGTTAGTGATAAACATCAACATGTTGGGGTTCAGAGGGTTGATTCTGTTTTACAACTTTAAAAGATAATTCTTCCTATTCTgtcaataaaatgtcagaagCTAGTTTTAAATACTTGAAGTGTAAACATCCTGCAGAAGAACCAAGACGCACAGCAGGAGATGAACACATCGTTAGAGGAAGAAGACGGGGAACAGGAAGCGCTTGTGTTGAAGCTCAAACACCCAGAATGCAGAGCGACTCACTCGTTGCGGATGTCTTCCTCGGTGAACGGGACGTCCTCGATCAGCACGGCCGACTTGGCGCTGAAGAAGATCCCGAGCATCGCCTGAGGAGCCAAACGTCAGATCAATAATCACTGTTTACATCCAAAGATATCAACAACAAGACGTTTAAGAGCTCTCGAGACACTGAACCTCCAGAACACTCCTTgagaatattaatattatataaataaccaCAACTGTAGCATGAAAGCACGGTGgcgttagcatgctagctagctaacggTAACAGCAAAACGCTTGAAGACGAGGTCATTACGTTGAAAATGGAAGAATTCATTAAACGTATGAAGGTTAAAAGGTGAATAAATGGTCATTTAAagttaaatacaacaaacatatacacatgtaaatCAGAATACACTCAAATAAAACCAAACTATAAATACATAGTTCATAACCTGTGACTCCCTGGTCACACGAGGCCCGGCGTGAGTCACATGACCATCGAAGATCTCCCCTCCAGTTCCTCAATTATTACAAACACTTTCATAAAACTTCTTAATGTGTTGGAccaaaaaaataattacatGAAAACTCTAAAAAATACTGAacatatgttttaatatttgtGTCATCAGCCGATCAAATGATCAATAATTTAACAACAAACACCAGAAATAATGTCTCGGTCTGTAAAAGACGCTCAAAACACAGACAGCTTCATGAGAACAACTATAATCATGAtattaacaataacaacaataacgttTAGGACTGCCATTGATTTGAGTGAAAGCCCAGACATTAGCCACCCCCACCACGTTCATTCAGACAGGTGCGATGTAGAAGCTCCCTGATCGATCACCTGTCTTGATTATTGGGGCAGGATTATTAATACTGTGTGTATGAAGCTCGGCCTGCGTGGGCGCCGTCTATTCCCCGCAGATAGCTTTACGTTCCTGGAATAGCCTGCGACAGATGGCGGGTGTTTCTTTACTGTTTAAGggccgcgcgcgcgcacacgagCACGTGCACTACTAAAAACATGCGCGGGACAAAACCCGACGTGAATTTCCGATTAAAACATCGATCGAATGAATATAATTCCAGGAGATAGTCTCCCCCCGTCCCAGTGACAGCCCCGCGCTGCTCACCAGCATGATGACCCCCCAGATGCTGATCACGATCCCGCACGCGGCCATCTTCGGCCCGCAGAACAGAAGCGACGGCATGTCCGAGTCCCGCGGATCGATCTGAAGCCGATCGGGTAtttgttcctgtctggttcCTGAAAGGAGAGCGATCCGTTCGAAGGGCAGTCAGCTGATCCTCCTCGTCGCTCGGGTTTACTCGGCTCTACTCGGTGCCGCTCGTGCCCCCGCAGCGCTGTCGACCAATGAAAAGATGGCCAGTTGGGCAAGCCCCGCCCTTTCTTCCGAGAGCGACCAATTACATTTTCTGTTCTTTAattgaattgtgttttttttgttagatttttatttgtttgcattttttgtaatattattattgatcTTTGAAGTTGTTTGTTTTATGAATCCCTGTTTgtctacatttttattttattttatttgtaatattacaaGTACGACCCACCTGATCCCATTACCACGCCAGTGGGTGGCGGTACTGAACCAATCAGTTGTTTACCAACCGCCAATAAacctcaaagaagaagaaaacagccCCGCCTCTTCTGTCGAGACGGACCAATAGTTTGACAGCCAggtccaccggccccgcccttCGCTTCGAGGCCGACCAATGGCGTTCGAGCTCCGAAGTCGCGCAAACATTCCCTTTATTCCCTCTATGTTTTGCGATGTTTACACTTGTTTCCTGCTGAATATGTAACAGATAAACTCCTCGGAATCGATTGTGATCGAtgcatctgattggatgagtTTTCCTCCGGGAGCTTCCGTGTTTTGAAGGGAAGAAGAAACCTCGCCGACGTCTCTAAGCTGCAGGAGCTAACCTGAGCTAGCTGCAGGAGCTAACCTGGGCTAGCTGCGGCGTGCTCGTGCGGCTTTGACTAAAGACAACAACGTCTCGAGCGAAGTGACGTCATCTCGTTACCGTCATGACGTCAGCCTCTGCCAAGGTGAGTTCTCACCTGCAGACCCGCTCGGAGCCGAGCGGGCTGCGGGGCCCCGACTCCTCTTGGCTTTGCGCTCCAGCGTGACGTCACGAGAAGCGCTTTAACCCGAGGCCCCTGTGACGTAGAGACTGTCGTGAAAACATTCGGCACGCGCTCAATGCGCCGACCTTCACTGAGTACCTGATGTACAAGATCAGGTGTTTCATGACGTCACTGGTAATGATAACGGATCGTCATCACCTTGAATGTCCCACCTCACCACGAGAGCGTGTACTCCAGGTACTTCAGTACACACGACAGGTACTCTGAGGGCTCCCATGTCtttgtacttgttactgtactacctccAGAGGTACATgatgtactttatactgtactacacctagaggtacatgtagtactttatactgtactacactcagaggaacatgtagtactttatactgtactacaacatgtagtactttatactgtactacactgacATGTAGTacttatactgtactacaccttaggtacatgtagtactcctTGTCTTCAGGTCGGGGAGATCTTCTCTGCAGCTGGAGTCGCTTTCACCAAATTAGGAGAGCTGACGATGCAGctgcacctgtacacacacacacacatgctcacacacacacacacacatgcacacacacatgcacagacacacgcacacacacacatgctcacacacacacacacacatgctcacacacacacacatgcacacacacacacacacacacacatgctcagacacacgcacacacacacatgctcacacacacacacacacacacacacacacatgctcacacacacacacacatgctcacacacacacacacacacatgctcacacacacacacatgctcacacacacacacaaacacacactcacacacacacacatgctcacacacacacacatgctcacacacacacacatgctcacacacacacacacacacatgctcacacacgcacacacacacacacacatgctcacacacacacacacacacacacatgctcacacacacacacacatgctcacacacacacacacacatgctcacacacacacatgctcacacacacacacacacacacacatgctcacacacacacacacacacacacacatgctcacacacacacacacatgctcacacacacacacacacacatgctcacacacgcacacacacacacacacatgctcacacacacacacatgctcacacacacacacacatgctcacacacacacacacatgctcacacacacacacacatgcacacacacacatgctcacacacacacacacacacacatgctcacacacacacacacatgctcacacacacacacacatgctcacacacacacacacacacacacacacacacacatgctcacacacacacacacacacacacatgctcacacacacacatgctcacacacacacacacacatgctcacacacacacacacacacacacacacatgctcacacacacacacacacacacacacacacccccacccccaccggcGTGTGTGACCGTGCCGTGTCCTCAGGGCCAAGTGGACGGAGACGGAGATCGAGATGCTGCGTCTGGCCGTCCGTCGCTTTGGAGACGACCTGAACAACATCAGCACCGTGATCAAAGAGCGCACCGTGTAGgtcatgaatattcatgagcTCTGCTGCTCATTAGTATTCATGAGCTCTTCCTCTGATGCTCATTCATGTCCATGCGCCCTTCTTCTGATCATTAATATTCATAAAAGCTGTTTCCCTCCTGCAGAGCTCAGATAAAGAGCACCGTGAAGAGGAAGCTGTACGAGGACAGCCGAGTCCCCATTTCCTCCGAGACGCCCAAGAAGACCGTGAAGAAGACCTCCGTGGCGCCCGCCATGCCGACCTCGCAGGTGGTGGTGGCGACGGGCATGCAGAACAACCCCTCACTGGCCCCTCCCATCAAGAAGCAGAAGACGGCAGGTGAGaaaaacagacaggaagtggcttCTGGTTCCCAGTCTCAAACTGGGATTGGCTAATCTGCATTCGAAGGGCGGGGCTTAGCTAAGagtcaattaaaaaaatgaatccaACCCCTCttctggcccctcccccttttctgtCCTCATcccctcctggcccctcctcctcctgtggccccgccccctacagACGTGACCCTCTCTGCTCTGAACGACTCTGACGTGACCAGCGACCTCGTGGACATCGAAGGAGACGGAGCGTCCAACAAGAAGCTCAACTTCGACCAAGGTGAGcgttaaatacattatatacatattttatacacTTTATATACACGTTAAATACATCATATAcactttaaatacattatacaaactttaaatacataatatacacaTTGATTCTGATCAGTTATTGATTTCTCTCCCACCCTCAGAGAGCCTGAACCTGGACTCCAGCCTCATCATGAACTCCAGTGACCTCCCCCTCTTGtcccgctgacctttgacctctcggcTGAGGGTCATCCCGATGAAGCTCGTTTATGATCCTCATGTTTTTATACAACTTCGTCCTCTTTAAACCTTAAACTGCAGCTTGTTGTTGAATCACACAAAAAGCTTTTGTGTTTTCCGTGCGGCTGTAAATCATCTCACTGATTTCATCCTCGATTTAATGATGTAAGGCCTAAAAATAATGATTCACAACTTAACGTTTGAGTTTCTCTGAATGTTCCAACGATGAATATGATTTAAAGAAGTTCCCAGAATCCTCAAAGACTTCAAAGAACATTTTGTTTTGGTGTCGAATAGGACGACACGCAGACGAAATGTATAAAACTACTTCAGGTCGACTTCTTACTGGATTCAACACATATTTGTAtatgaaaatattaaatatgggCAGAAATAATTTAATTTTCTATTGTTTGGATTCCGGtaaaaatctgtttttattaaACAGGAAATATAATTTAAAGAAGCGTCTTTGAGGATTCTGGGAATCTACAGCCTGAAGAACGGGAAACGTAGAAACGTCTCTCCATCCACGTCTGAAGCGCTGGTGAGAATCCACTGACCAGCAGGAACCACCGGCGCCATGACGACCGCCAACTTTGACTTGAACTTTGGACCAATCAGCGGCTGAGAAATGTAACAACGTTTTGATTATGTtgagtaaaaaaaactaaaaactagtttgtttgtcttttgttgGTTTGACGTCCATGTTGGagaacatagacttctatacaaccagaggagccccctggtggtcaggagagagaatgcagctttaacacatgaagcagagacttctatatcTGGAACTATAATTCAATAAGACTCACCAAAATAATTCCGATGGTACATATTTTATTGAGtttttatatacaatataatatatatatatttatagtatgTAGATGAATTTTCATTGTCATTTTACAGCGATGAAATCCTCAGAAGGGAATAAACACTTGAATATAGACTTTTATTTTACAGTTGCATAAAAATACATCATCTCATTTTTCTTTATGTAGAGAATTTgtccaaaataaaaacaataacaaataaaagcGATGTACATTTTGAGCGTGTGATGTTTCCTGGACAGAGCAGCCTCAGTGAAGGCGTGTCTGGGTTCAACAGCGGAGGATTATTAcggaacaaaatatatacacaatctTGTTCTTTGATTTATACATTGTAAAGTGCTTAAAGTGTttgatctaaaaaaataaaatgttcagagttaaaaacatttatttgggATATTACTCTGCTGTAATAAAGCaaccggttagcttagcttagcataaggacacgaaaacaggaagtagattttcttcttttccccccgAGATCTTAAAATCACTGATTtgtgagaaaaaaactaaatcatgAATGTTTCTGTGCGTCATAGCCCTTCAGTTCAGATATGtaatactatataataatatatagatcAATGTGTATCAAAGCGTTGGACTcttttgtgggcggggcttaaaggGAGGACATCGGGTCAGTTCCATCGCGTTTCCTTTTTCTACCAGAGGGAAACTTTAAATACTGAAACGGTGACGAGACAATAAACCGACAGAGACACACGaagaacaataaaaacagaCGTTCAGATCCCGAAGACGCGTCCGACAGAAAGCTTTGACCTGAAATAATTATACATGAATAAAAGATTACAAAAAACACGAAAGCAGCTGATGAGCTTTGATGCAACCAGACCGGAAAGACAATCACAGCGTGATGGGAGGTTAATGTCcgattaatgtatttatatataaatatatgtatttaaatatatatgtttaaatatatatatttatatataaatatatatataaatatatatatttatatatgtttaaatatatatataaaaatatgtatttaaatatatgtatctatatatatatctaaatatatatataaatatatgtctctaaatatatatataaagtagaaCCTTTAAACTAGTCAGAAAGCAGAACCTTTAACTTGAACAGAACCGTGACCCAGTGAGTCACTAAGCGTCCACAGGGAGAACCGGTTCCTCAGATCAGGAGAACCCTGTCCCGTGGGCAGAACCGCAGAACGCTCAACCTCCAGGAGGTCCACGACGGCTTTTGGATCTACAGGGTTGTGTGTTTAGTCTTCATCATTGTCttcatcctcgtcttcatctaCGAGATCTGACGCTCAATAAGTGACGATCTGATCCATCGAGTGTGACCCGATCGATACACAGCTCCACCCGATGGGAAGATCAATACCTCCAGGACACCACggcagagctgaaggtcaccTGATCACTGGGTCACCTGATCACTGAGTCACCTGATCACTGGGTCACCTGATCACTAGGTCACCTGATCACTGGGTCACCTGATCACTGAGTCACCTGATCACTGGGTCACCTGATCACTAGGTCACCTGATCACTGAGTCACCTGATCACTGAGTCACCTGATCACCGAGTCACCTGATCACCAGGTCACCTGATCACCGAGTCACCTGATCACCGAGTCACCTGATCACCAGGTCACCTGATCACCGAGTCACCTGATCACCGAGTCACCTGATCACTGAGTCACCTGATCACCGAGTCACCTGATCACTGAGTCACCTGATCACCGGGTCACCTGATCACCGAGTCACCTGATCACTAGGTCACCTGATCACCGGGTCACCTGATCACCGGGTCACCTGATCACCGAGTCACCTGATCACCGGGTCACCTGATCACCGGGTCACCTGATCACCGGGTCACCTGATCACCGGGTCACCTGATCACCGGGTCACCTGATCACCGGGTCACCTGATCACCGAGTCACCTGATCACTGAGTCACCTGATCACCAGGTCACCTGATCACTGAGTCACCTGATCACTGGGTCACCTGATCACTAGGTCACCTGATCACTGGGTCACCTGATCACTGAGTCACCTGATCACTGGGTCACCTGATCACCGAGTCACCTGATCACCGGGTCACCTGATCACCGGGTCACCTGATCACCGGGTCACCTGATCACCGGGTCACCTGATCACCGGGTCACCTGATCACATTTCCAGAAAACGTTCCTGAAGTCCTTCAGAGACGATCCAGACCCTTTGATGAGGTCTTGACTACAACTCAAGACCTCATTCGACCTTCTTCAGAAGACCTGGattgtcgtcatcatcatcttcatcatcatcgccGTCGTCTGATTGGTCGGACGGCGTCCAAGAAGCGCGTCTCAGTTTCAGGGTCCGACTCCTTCGAGGGAATGTTTACGCCACCGAGCGCCGTTGCCTCTTTGTTGGTGACCAATCAGAAGCCTCCAACGGCCTCCTGCTCTTCAATCCTCCgtgacctccgtgacctccCGCCGATGATGAATCCTTAGTACGTTGTTTACTTGGAGGGATCATAATCCTCATTTAAAGCTCACCCATTGGCTGGTCAGACGGACCGACCAATGGGAACAAACGGGACCAGATCAGAAGCTTCAAACCAAAACACTAAAGACTTTCCCCGACATCGACGTCTTCAAGTTCCTGCGATTCTCCTGCCGTGGTCTCAGGAAGAGGCGGGACTTACAGGGACGCTAGCAGGCGATTGGAGCAGAAACATCCCGCCCCCGGGCTGCTGCTGGCGGTCGGTCCGCACCCACAGGGTCACGGGGTCGGGAGGCGGTCCTAGTGTCCAGGGTGCtggtgggaggggggaggggagagagacagggggctGGACTGAGGGCTggcgcctcctgcaggaggagagacgctgaggaggaggcgggacaACAGGCGTCACGCGGCGCTCTCACGTTGAGGCGCTGACGTGTCAATCAAGTTGAGCCTCACCTGACGGTGTAGCTGCTGCGGTGGGCGGGATCTGTTACCCCGGCAACAAACAGCTTCTTCGGGGGTCCGTCAGACTCCACCCCTCCTGGGAGACAAGAGGTCACGTCAGAGGTCACGTTGTAGGTCACGTCAGAGGTCACAAACTAAACAGACCTGTTTCCGCCAAACTCTGACTGAACCGCAGGACGCTAACGGGAAGCTAACGGAGGCTAACGTGTCCCTTCCTGTGGAAAATTCCCAGTTCCGACGTCACGGAGGTCGACGACATTTTAACATCTTTTAACTCGTTTGGATTTTAAGTGTAACATGTTTGGTTGAGTCTTTAAGGTTCTCACATTCACCTCGGGGGtcaaatgttcaggtgacactAACGAGCTCGTTAACAGGTGACACTAACGAGCTCGTTAACAGGTGACGTTAACAGGTGACACTAACGAGCTCGTTAACAGGTGACACTAACGAGCTCGTTAACAGgtgacacacatgtacacacatgtacacagctCGTTAACACGTGACACTAACGCACCGTTAACAGGTGACACTAACACACGTTAACACGTGACACAGCTGTTACCTttccacatgtacacacatgtacacacacatgtacacacgtacacacacgtacacacatgtacacacacgtacacacacgtacacacatgtacacacacgttaacacacgtacacacacgtacacacacgttaacacacgtacacacacatgtacacacacgttaacacacatgtacacacacgttaacacatgtacacacacgttaacacatgtacacacacgtacacacacgttaacacatacacacgttaacacatgtacacacacatgttaacacacattaacacatgtacacacacacgtacacacgttaacacacgtacacacacatgtacacacgtacacacacatgtacacacacgttaacacacgtacacacacatgtacacacacatgtacacacacgttaacacacgtacacacacatgtacacacgttaacacatgtacacacacgttaacacatgtacacacacacgtacacacacacgtacacacacatgtacacacacgttaacacatgtacacacgtacacacacgttaacacatgtacacacacgttaacacatgtacacacgttaacacatgtacacacacgtacacacgttaacacacacgtacacacacgttaacacatgtacacacacgttaacacatgtacacacacgttaacacatgtacacacacgttaacacacacgtacacacacacgttaacacatgtacacacgtacacacacgttaacacatgtacacacacgtacacacacgttaacacacgtacacacacgttacacacacatgtacacacacgttaacacatgtacacacacatgtacacacacgttaacacatgtacacacatgtacacacacgttacacacacgttaacacatgtacacacacatgtacacacgttaacacacgtacacacatgtacacacacgtacacacacgttaacacacgttaacacacgtacacacacgttaacacatgtacacacacacgttaacacacgtacacacacgttaacacacatgtacacacacacgttaacacatgtacacacacgttaacacacgtacacacacgttaacacatgtacacacacacgttaacacacaaatgtacacacacatgcaaactacACAGTATACTTTCTGTATGCTGCTCTCGGTGTAATACcaccgaagaagaagacggtTCTGAGCTTATTTTAACAAAACCCAGTCAGGGTTCTGGTTCACCTGAACCTCCTGGTGGGACTCGGGGAGGAGTTGGGGGTCACGCCGCTGTCCTGAGACCGGAACCactgaagaagaaacaaaggaCTCACTGTAGACCCTCTGATGTGGACCCTCTGATGAGGACTCACTGTGgaccctctgatgtggactcactgtggaccctctgatgtggactcactgtaGACCCTCTGATGAGGACTCACTGTAgaccctctgatgtggactcactgtggaccctctgatgtggactcactgtagaccctctgatgtggactcactgtggaccctctgatgtggactcactgtggaccctctgatgtggactcactgtggaccctctgatgtggactcactgtagaccctctgatgtggactcactgtagaccctctgatgtggactcactgtggaccctctgatgtggaccctctgatgtggactcactgtagaccctctgatgtggactcactgtggaccctctgatgtggactcactgtagaccctctgatgtggactcactgtagaccctctgatgtggactcactgtggaCCCTCTGATGTGGACCCTCTGATGAGGACTCACTGTAgaccctctgatgtggactcactgtaGACCCTCTGATGAGGACTCACTGTGgaccctctgatgtggactcactgtggaccctctgatgtggactcactgtggaccctctgatgtggactcactgtggaCCCTCTAATGAGGACTCACTGTGgaccctctgatgtggact contains:
- the rnasekb gene encoding ribonuclease kappa-B, translated to MPSLLFCGPKMAACGIVISIWGVIMLAMLGIFFSAKSAVLIEDVPFTEEDIRNDKNPPQNIYGLYNQVGINCFIAAGIYVAVGAVSLCQVRLNKRQEYMVT
- the LOC130191307 gene encoding chromatin complexes subunit BAP18-like, translated to MTSASAKVGEIFSAAGVAFTKLGELTMQLHLAKWTETEIEMLRLAVRRFGDDLNNISTVIKERTVAQIKSTVKRKLYEDSRVPISSETPKKTVKKTSVAPAMPTSQVVVATGMQNNPSLAPPIKKQKTADVTLSALNDSDVTSDLVDIEGDGASNKKLNFDQESLNLDSSLIMNSSDLPLLSR